In the Thermoanaerobacter uzonensis DSM 18761 genome, TATCCTTTTTCGCCACTACTTCCGCTATTGTAGGAGATTCTTTTGTTGGTATCACTATCTCTGTTCTTATTCCTGATGAAGGAGGATAAGGTATAGGAATGACTTTACCCCATAAATATTTTGGTGCAATATATATAAATATCAAAGAACTAGCCAAAGTAGTTATAATTACAATAGCAAAAAAACTCTTTAATTGACGCTGCATAATATCACCTCATTAAATAGGATGAGATATTATGCAGCGCATTATACTTAAAATTTTATAGTTTTTTATTCTTTTACTCTTACTACATCAGCACCTAACTGTTGGAGCTTTACTTCCATCGCTTCATAACCCCTATCTATATGATAAACCCCCATAACCTCCGTCGTGCCCTCTGCAGCAAGACCTGCTATAACCATTGCAGCGCCTCCTCTTAAGTCTGTTGCATTAAGAGGCGCACCTGTCAATTTTTCTACACCTTCAAATATTGCATTTCTTCCCTCTATTCTTACTTTTGCTCCCATTTTTTCTAACTCATTTAAATATTTAAATCTATTTTCATAGACATTTTCAGTAATAACACTCATACCATTCGCCAAAGCCAAAAGCACCGCAAAGGGCTGTTGCATATCTGTTGGAAAACCCGGATAAGGTAAAGTCCTTATATCAACATGTTTCAAAGGTCCTTCTCTTCTTACTCTTATCACATCATCGTATTCTTCAACAATAATACCCATTTCTGTGAGTTTTGCAATGATTGCTTCTAAGTGATTTGGAATTACTCCTTTTATATACACATCACCTTTTGTTGCGGCAGCTGCCACCATGTAAGTTCCTGCTTCTATTTGGTCAGGAATAATGGTATAGTGGCACCCGTAAAGTTTGTCTACCCCTGTTATCTTTATAGTATCTGTACCAGCGCCCTTGATATTTGCCCCCATTGCATTTAAAAAGTTTGCTACATCAACTACATGGGGCTCTTTTGCACAGTTTTCTAATATTGTTACCCCTTTGGCTTTAACCGATGCCAACATCAAATTTATAGTAGCACCTACGCTTACTACATCAAAATATATATGATTCCCCACCAATTTCTCAGCTTTAATTCTTATAAGTCCATGCTCTATGGTAGTTTTTGCCCCTAAAGCTTCAAAACCTTTGATATGCTGGTCAATAGGTCTTACGCCAATATTACATCCCCCTGGCATCGCAATTACTGCCTCATTAAACTTACTTAAAAGTGCCCCAATAAGATAATAAGAAGCCCTCATTTGGCTCGCCAAATCCCGAGGAGGATAAAAGGAATTTAAGCCTGTGGGGTCAATTATTACTTCATGCTTTTTCTTTTCTACTTTCCCTCCCAGATGGCGTATCATCTGGGCTAATAATTCTATATCTTTTATATCAGGCAAATTATCTATCACACTCGGAGTATCAGCCAATAGCGCAGCGGGAAGAATTGCAACAGCAGAATTTTTGGCACCACTTATCTGTACACTTCCTTTAAGAGGCTTTCCTCCCTTGATTATAAACTTTTCCATTCTTAATCTTCCCTTCAAATCAATTAAATTAAAATAAGTCAAATGTCATCACAATATATACTTTAATACAATTTAAAATATTTTACAAGTATTTAAAGAAGAAAAAGAAAAAAGAAGAAGGAGGTATTATTTACCTTCTTCGAAATTTCTTGTATAAGCATTTACGTAATATTTATCACCTTCTTCAGTAGTTATCCTCCAAACAGGGACTGCTTCTCCTTTTGTGGCATTGCTCCAGTTAAAATAATAGCCTAATTTTATCTCCTTTATTACCATAGGTTTTGTATCCGTCTTTATCTCCACAAGCTTTAAAAGAGCATAAACCGCATCTATCACATCTTTCTTAGCTTTTTCCATTGCAACAGACCCAAACCAGCATTTTGAAAATTCAAAGCCTTTATCATCTATTTTCCCTTCCATCCATCCACCATCTATAAAATAATCCTTATAGGTTTGAAAATACTTTATCTTTACCTCTTTACCTTGAAAAATTTTTTCAATTTGTACATTTATTTCTTTAAAATGATAACTATTTATAAAATTATGTATATACTCTTCCTTTTGTGAAGAAGACATATTTTTAAACTTATCACTTCTTTCAAAATAATAAAAACTTACGCCGTCCACTTTGATGGTTTTATCCTCAAATTTAAAAATTGTATATCTATTTTCTTTGTACTTTCCATATTTTTGTCCTTTAATAAAATTCTCTAAAACAAAATCTTCATCAAATATTTCTCTCGTTACTTTAATAAGTGGCAGCGGTTCTTTATTTTGCGGAATTGTAGTCTTTAAAATTATGTTATTTTGTAACAAAACCTCCTTTAAAGAATGTAAATCGTTTCCAGATAAAATATAGGGTTCCGATTTATTCATTTTAGCAATAGTTAGATATAAAAGAACATTCAAAATCGCAAAAGTGATTATCATCACTGTTTTTGCTTTAGACCAGTTCATAATCTATACCCCATTGTAAATCAGCTTCCCATCAAATATGTTTATAAAAAACTCTCTATTATTACTTTTTACTATCCAAACAGGTATAAATTGACCTTCATAATACGCATAACCTATTTTTAAATCAGAAAGTGGTTGTTGCCAGCTTATATGCTTTATACCCATTACAAGAGATTGCTTCAATTTTGCATGAGAAATTAAATAGTTTCCATTACTCATCAAATCTAAATACAAAACTCGTGCATATTTAATATTCCCATTTAAAATATTTATTTCGATTGGAAAATCCGGCATTTCTTTTTGCAAAATTCGAAGAGGATAATCAAATATATAATTAAAATAAAAAGTATATTCCCCTTTTTCTTCTTTGAAATCCATCAAATAAATATCATCAACTTTAATCCCTATTTCCTCCAAAAAGACAATAGATTTTTTAAGTGCAAAATTTTTATCAGTTGAAGAAGGCTCAGAAATGGTATTATAAAACTCTACATACCCATTTTGATATAGTCGCAAACTTTTTAAGCCATCGGTATAAACAGTACATCCACTATTTTCAGTAATTTTTCTCACAACAGAAATATTCGTAAAAAATTTCTCTAAAAAATGGTGATCAGATTCAAAATTTGTTTCTTTATTATATATTTCTTTAATCGAAAAAGTAAGAGAAGGTATGTACACGTTTTTTTCAAAATATGTATTGCCTTCCTCATAAACAGATTCACATACACTGACCTTATCTTTAGGCAAATTTTCTATAATGTTTTTTAGAATCTCCATCTTTAAATAATTTAAGCAGTAAAATTTTTTATTGGTTGCATCCTTTATAAAAATTTGATTTTTGTCTATATTAACGATAATTTCTTCTACATATATATCGCTATTTATTTTTCTAAACCAGCTATCTCTATTGGTAAAAATATCTTTTAACAAGTCACCATTTACACTTTTTCCTATTAAAAACCGTATAAATGTACCTTTTTGTGCGTTTTCCCAACTATTATCATCGACTACATTTATTTTTTCTTCTTTATTTGAATTAATAAAATCTGCTGTTTTTTTCCATAGAGAAAAAGAAAAATCTCCATTTGACACCAAATATACTTTACCTTGAATACCAACAAAAGTGTATTCTGGCCTAATTATACGAAAAATGTCCACTTTTGCATTTGTGGACTTTTTATTAATAAAAGATAATTCATTTTGAGGAAAGGATATCCACAGTTTATAAGTTAAATACACGCTCGTTAAAACAAGAAAAAGCAATAGCAGTGATTTAACTTTTTCCTTCATTCCTCAAACCCTCTATCTTAAAAGGGATTTTATTATGTCTTCAATAGCAGTAATTGTTATTTGTAAAACCCCATCCTTTTTTGTGAGTATTACATGTCCTTTTATTATTTGCAGCTGATCACCTTTATAAGCCTTTATGACAATGTAATTATCTCCATAGCTTAAAGTCAATAATTTTGCAAAAAGCATTGTATCGTCAATAACCCATTTGTTGCTTAAATTATCGTTTAAAATAAGCTCTACAACAGTATTAGGTTGTCCACTTCCAG is a window encoding:
- a CDS encoding UDP-N-acetylglucosamine 1-carboxyvinyltransferase; translated protein: MEKFIIKGGKPLKGSVQISGAKNSAVAILPAALLADTPSVIDNLPDIKDIELLAQMIRHLGGKVEKKKHEVIIDPTGLNSFYPPRDLASQMRASYYLIGALLSKFNEAVIAMPGGCNIGVRPIDQHIKGFEALGAKTTIEHGLIRIKAEKLVGNHIYFDVVSVGATINLMLASVKAKGVTILENCAKEPHVVDVANFLNAMGANIKGAGTDTIKITGVDKLYGCHYTIIPDQIEAGTYMVAAAATKGDVYIKGVIPNHLEAIIAKLTEMGIIVEEYDDVIRVRREGPLKHVDIRTLPYPGFPTDMQQPFAVLLALANGMSVITENVYENRFKYLNELEKMGAKVRIEGRNAIFEGVEKLTGAPLNATDLRGGAAMVIAGLAAEGTTEVMGVYHIDRGYEAMEVKLQQLGADVVRVKE
- a CDS encoding two-component system regulatory protein YycI codes for the protein MNWSKAKTVMIITFAILNVLLYLTIAKMNKSEPYILSGNDLHSLKEVLLQNNIILKTTIPQNKEPLPLIKVTREIFDEDFVLENFIKGQKYGKYKENRYTIFKFEDKTIKVDGVSFYYFERSDKFKNMSSSQKEEYIHNFINSYHFKEINVQIEKIFQGKEVKIKYFQTYKDYFIDGGWMEGKIDDKGFEFSKCWFGSVAMEKAKKDVIDAVYALLKLVEIKTDTKPMVIKEIKLGYYFNWSNATKGEAVPVWRITTEEGDKYYVNAYTRNFEEGK
- the yycH gene encoding two-component system activity regulator YycH, with protein sequence MKEKVKSLLLLFLVLTSVYLTYKLWISFPQNELSFINKKSTNAKVDIFRIIRPEYTFVGIQGKVYLVSNGDFSFSLWKKTADFINSNKEEKINVVDDNSWENAQKGTFIRFLIGKSVNGDLLKDIFTNRDSWFRKINSDIYVEEIIVNIDKNQIFIKDATNKKFYCLNYLKMEILKNIIENLPKDKVSVCESVYEEGNTYFEKNVYIPSLTFSIKEIYNKETNFESDHHFLEKFFTNISVVRKITENSGCTVYTDGLKSLRLYQNGYVEFYNTISEPSSTDKNFALKKSIVFLEEIGIKVDDIYLMDFKEEKGEYTFYFNYIFDYPLRILQKEMPDFPIEINILNGNIKYARVLYLDLMSNGNYLISHAKLKQSLVMGIKHISWQQPLSDLKIGYAYYEGQFIPVWIVKSNNREFFINIFDGKLIYNGV